A window of Gammaproteobacteria bacterium genomic DNA:
GCGGGCGCTGCCGTGTAAAACCTGACCCATTGCTCATCTCTCCAGATATGACGATCCAATGTACCACTACACTGCGGGACTAAACACTTTAGTGCTGCGCTACGCCGGCAAGAATCAGCCATTCACCCAGATCACCGACAACGGCAATCTGCTGGAGCGACCGCGCAACAGTCTTACCCGGCTCGAAATCTGGCCCGCGGAACGCAGCGACATCATCATCGACTTTCGACGCTTCCCGGCGGGCGCCAAGGTCTATCTGGCCAACATACTGCCGATGAAGGACGGCCGCCAGCCCGACCGCAAATCGACTCTGAATCCCGACAAGATCGAGAATCAGCTTATCGAGTTTCAGATCGGCGAAGACGCCGTGGACGCGAGCCAGGTGCCCGCTGCCTTCCGCCCGTTCCCGCCAATCAACTTGAGCGAAGTGGTGCAACGCCGCGTGTGGAACTTCGAACGCGGCAACGGCATGTGGCAGATCAACGGCAAGCTTTGGGATCCAGACATTGACCACACGCCAAAGCAACTGGCCAATCCGCCGGTACAGATCAAGCGCAACACGGCCGAGATATGGACACTGAAGAATCTCTCGGGCGGCTGGGAACACCCGATCCATATCCACTTCGAGGAGGGACAGGCGCTCACCACCAACGGAGTGGCGCCTACCGCTGCGCAACGGTCGCGGCAGGACATGTACCGCCTGGGGCGCGAGACCACGATCGAAACGTTCATGCGCTTCCGGGACTTTCCCGATCCTGATTTCGATCCTTCGGTCGAGCTGGGGCGACGCGGCCGCTACGTCACGCACTGTCACAATTTGACGCACGAGGACCACGCGATGATGGCCACCTGGAACATCGTGCCGTAACGGGAGCGTTCGTGCGGAGGCCGCCTGGTCTCCGCGCCGCCAGGCGCTGGGGCGGTCAAATCGGCGCTAGGTGATGGTTCAATCAGGGCGTGTTAACGCTTGTGGTTCGGCAACTGGCACACATTTACACCCGCGTGAATCGCTGGTCGAAGAGCGGCGTGCTGGATCGGTCGGTATTCGCACAGTTGCAGCATGCGCAGATTGTCCGCCTAACAGCGAAGCCGTAGGGCTGGATACTACCGCAGTCATTTTAGCTGGGCTTTATCCCCGTCGTGCCGTCCAAGCAGAATTGAGTGACACGATGGAATTCAACCGAGCGATGTACAAGCGGCGCAATGCGATCGAACGGTTGTTCCGCCGCCTCAAGGGCTTTCGGCGCATCTTCTCCCAATTCGAAAAGCTCGATGTCTCGTACATGCCCTTCATCAACTTTGCACTCGTTGTCGATGGGCTGCGTTGATGTGAACAGGCCCTCCATAC
This region includes:
- a CDS encoding multicopper oxidase domain-containing protein, encoding MYHYTAGLNTLVLRYAGKNQPFTQITDNGNLLERPRNSLTRLEIWPAERSDIIIDFRRFPAGAKVYLANILPMKDGRQPDRKSTLNPDKIENQLIEFQIGEDAVDASQVPAAFRPFPPINLSEVVQRRVWNFERGNGMWQINGKLWDPDIDHTPKQLANPPVQIKRNTAEIWTLKNLSGGWEHPIHIHFEEGQALTTNGVAPTAAQRSRQDMYRLGRETTIETFMRFRDFPDPDFDPSVELGRRGRYVTHCHNLTHEDHAMMATWNIVP
- a CDS encoding transposase; the encoded protein is MMVQSGRVNACGSATGTHLHPRESLVEERRAGSVGIRTVAACADCPPNSEAVGLDTTAVILAGLYPRRAVQAELSDTMEFNRAMYKRRNAIERLFRRLKGFRRIFSQFEKLDVSYMPFINFALVVDGLR